A genomic window from Caballeronia sp. SBC1 includes:
- a CDS encoding FAD-dependent oxidoreductase, with product MDVIVIGGGIAGIATAYQLRANGHRVCVVERHATVAQGATYGHGGSVLPSPLDVWFGPTFMQTRRSAKTGIVFKPGFNSDTREFAKQLARFRDPELFTGQYAALRPLVDISRDVIADIDSRYSLDYEQRTGVLHVFRHEHDLELAQSAIALLQRFETPHRMLTPEECVAAEPSIPDDPPLAGGVLLGDARTANCPLFTKLLKQVLEDGGVQFHLGREVTAIRADAQRAAVELGPRAGEVDGKGRKSRDVELIGADAIVVAAGTGTQALLATLGIRLPLHPLRLHTLTAPIAYEERAPHITIVDSVKRITMTRINQRMRVTGGAVLESVAKAYKPMTESMTRRALALLGQATHDWIPGAAKVSAARAWDGIRLVSPDGLPVVSPTAHARLFINAAHGPAGWGIACGAAKVVAAMVSGVTPDVPAETLSALRMDRF from the coding sequence ATGGATGTCATCGTCATCGGCGGCGGAATCGCCGGAATCGCCACCGCGTATCAATTGCGTGCAAACGGCCACCGCGTCTGCGTGGTCGAGCGCCATGCCACCGTTGCGCAGGGCGCAACCTACGGTCATGGCGGCTCCGTGCTGCCCTCACCGCTCGACGTGTGGTTCGGACCGACGTTCATGCAGACACGTCGCTCGGCCAAAACCGGCATTGTGTTCAAACCCGGCTTCAATTCCGACACCCGCGAGTTCGCGAAGCAACTCGCGCGGTTCAGGGACCCCGAGCTTTTCACGGGTCAATACGCCGCTTTGCGGCCGCTGGTGGACATTTCGCGCGATGTGATCGCCGATATCGATTCCCGATACTCGCTCGATTACGAACAGCGCACCGGCGTGCTGCACGTGTTCCGCCATGAACACGATCTCGAGCTGGCGCAGTCCGCGATCGCCCTGCTGCAGCGCTTCGAGACGCCGCACCGCATGCTGACGCCAGAGGAATGCGTGGCGGCCGAGCCGTCCATTCCCGACGATCCACCGCTTGCTGGCGGCGTATTGCTCGGCGATGCCCGCACTGCGAATTGCCCGTTGTTCACCAAGCTGCTGAAGCAAGTGCTGGAAGACGGCGGCGTGCAGTTTCATCTCGGCCGCGAAGTCACGGCCATTCGCGCCGACGCCCAGCGCGCCGCCGTGGAACTCGGTCCGCGCGCGGGCGAAGTCGACGGTAAAGGCCGCAAGTCCCGCGACGTGGAACTGATCGGCGCCGACGCCATTGTGGTAGCGGCCGGTACCGGCACGCAGGCGTTGCTGGCCACGCTAGGAATCAGGCTGCCGTTGCATCCGCTGCGCCTGCACACGCTGACCGCGCCGATTGCTTACGAAGAGCGTGCGCCGCACATTACGATAGTCGATTCGGTGAAACGCATCACGATGACGCGGATCAACCAGCGCATGCGGGTGACCGGCGGTGCGGTGCTGGAAAGCGTGGCTAAAGCATACAAGCCGATGACCGAAAGCATGACGCGGCGCGCCCTCGCGCTGCTCGGGCAGGCGACGCACGACTGGATTCCCGGCGCGGCGAAGGTATCGGCGGCGCGGGCCTGGGATGGCATTCGGCTGGTGTCGCCCGATGGTTTGCCTGTCGTGAGCCCGACCGCGCATGCGCGTTTGTTCATCAATGCGGCGCACGGGCCGGCAGGCTGGGGTATCGCTTGCGGGGCGGCCAAAGTAGTGGCGGCAATGGTCTCCGGCGTTACGCCCGACGTGCCCGCCGAAACGCTGAGCGCGCTGCGAATGGACCGGTTTTAG
- the purL gene encoding phosphoribosylformylglycinamidine synthase: MAHFSCFPGASALSDFRQTRLLETLTRIDPAIVGVRGQYLHFVNSVDPLSDEDSNRVHALMHYGAPFEAATERGAHETFMVVPRFGTVSPWASKATDIAHHCGLTQVRRIERGIEYTVILKSGLLGSGIGGKKGLNEQERAAVAAALHDRMTESVAPSRDHALHLFDELPAQPLQAVDILGHGRGALETANAELGLALAEDEIDYLVDSFKQLERNPTDVELMMFAQANSEHCRHKIFNGQWTIDGEPQDISLFNMIRNTEKLNHAGTIVAYSDNSAIMEGGTAERWFPRGSNEHYGRHTELTHTLMKVETHNHPTAISPFAGAATGSGGEIRDEGATGRGARPKAGLAGFTVSNLDLPDARQPWENARDSAVPVPQRNPSDAHEPYGKPERIASSLQIMIDGPIGAAAFNNEFGRPNLGGYFRAYEQNAAGRVRGYHKPIMIAGGIGNISDQHTHKMDLPAGSLLIQIGGPGMRIGMGGGAASSMATGANTAQLDFDSVQRGNPEIQRRAQEVINACWQLGAENPILSIHDVGAGGLSNAFPELVDGADKGARFELRRVQLEESGLSPREIWSNEAQERYVLAIAPESLPAFEAICTRERCPVAVVGVATEERQLQLIDDLKSADQKLEPVDMPMEVLLGKTPKMHRDVKREVLKFEPVDVTGMVLSEIAVSVLKHPTVASKSFLITIGDRSVGGTTARDQMVGPWQVPVADCAITTMDYAGFRGEAMTIAERTPLAVIDAPASGRMAVGEAVTNIASAPIESLNKLKLSANWMAACGSPGEDAALFDTVKAIGMELCPALGISIPVGKDSLSMRTKWQDEAGVAKEVVSPVSLIISAFAPVEDVRRQLTPQLQRGTDTVLISIDLGRGKNRLGGSILAQVTQQIGDTVPDVDDAEDLKRFFNAIQSLNAAGKLLAYHDRSDGGLWATVCEMAFAGHVGVSLNVDMLILDPNHESDYGDAKDWAKQTSGRREDRTIRALFSEELGGVIQVPLADRDAVMAVLREHGLSACSEVIGKPNERDAIEIYRDAKKIYEAPRHELQRAWSEVSWRIARLRDNPACADAEYDALLDPADPGISPVLTFDPAQDISAPFVGKGARPRVAILREQGVNSHLETAYAFDRSGFDTHDVHMSDLLEGRVTLADFAGAVACGGFSYGDVLGAGEGWAKTIRFNPRLADMFAAFFGRTDTFALGICNGCQMMSSLASMIPGADAWPKFTRNKSEQFEARFASVEIQSSPSIFFAGMEGSRIPVAVAHGEGFADFSQQGDEANALVAMRFVDNQGAATERYPLNPNGSPEGITSVTTPDGRFTVLMPHMERVHRNVQMSWTPADWTADASPWLRVFQNARRWVG; the protein is encoded by the coding sequence ATGGCCCACTTCTCGTGTTTCCCCGGCGCTTCGGCCCTCTCCGATTTCCGTCAAACCCGCCTGCTCGAAACATTGACGCGCATCGACCCGGCAATTGTCGGCGTACGCGGCCAGTATCTGCATTTCGTGAACTCGGTCGATCCGCTCTCCGATGAAGACAGCAACCGCGTCCACGCGTTGATGCATTACGGCGCGCCGTTCGAGGCGGCCACCGAGCGCGGCGCGCACGAAACCTTCATGGTCGTGCCGCGTTTCGGCACCGTTTCGCCGTGGGCGAGCAAGGCCACCGACATCGCGCATCACTGCGGCCTTACGCAGGTTCGCCGGATCGAGCGGGGTATCGAATATACGGTGATCCTGAAAAGCGGCTTGCTCGGCAGCGGCATTGGCGGCAAGAAGGGGTTGAACGAGCAAGAGCGCGCGGCCGTTGCCGCTGCGCTGCATGACCGGATGACCGAAAGCGTTGCCCCGTCACGCGATCACGCACTGCATCTCTTCGACGAATTGCCGGCCCAGCCGCTGCAAGCTGTCGATATCCTCGGCCATGGCCGCGGCGCGCTGGAAACGGCGAACGCGGAACTTGGCCTCGCGCTGGCGGAAGATGAAATCGACTACCTCGTTGATTCGTTCAAGCAGCTGGAGCGCAATCCGACCGACGTCGAACTGATGATGTTCGCGCAAGCCAACAGCGAACATTGCCGTCACAAGATTTTCAACGGTCAGTGGACCATCGACGGCGAGCCGCAGGACATCTCGCTGTTCAACATGATCCGCAATACCGAAAAGCTGAACCACGCTGGCACTATCGTCGCGTATTCGGACAACTCGGCGATCATGGAAGGCGGCACGGCCGAGCGTTGGTTCCCGCGTGGTTCGAACGAACATTACGGTCGTCACACCGAGTTGACGCATACGTTGATGAAGGTCGAGACGCATAACCACCCGACCGCTATTTCGCCATTCGCAGGAGCGGCAACAGGCTCGGGCGGCGAGATCCGCGACGAAGGCGCGACTGGCCGCGGCGCGCGCCCAAAGGCGGGCCTGGCGGGGTTCACGGTATCGAATCTGGACTTGCCCGATGCACGCCAGCCTTGGGAAAACGCCCGCGACAGCGCTGTGCCGGTGCCGCAGCGCAATCCTTCGGACGCCCATGAGCCGTACGGCAAGCCGGAACGCATTGCGTCGTCGCTGCAAATCATGATCGATGGCCCGATTGGCGCGGCCGCATTCAACAACGAATTCGGCCGGCCCAATCTGGGCGGCTATTTCCGCGCGTATGAGCAGAACGCTGCCGGACGCGTGCGGGGTTATCACAAGCCGATCATGATCGCGGGCGGGATCGGCAATATCTCGGACCAGCACACGCACAAGATGGATCTGCCTGCCGGATCGTTGCTGATCCAGATCGGCGGTCCGGGCATGCGGATCGGTATGGGCGGCGGCGCGGCGAGTTCGATGGCGACCGGCGCGAACACCGCGCAACTCGACTTCGATTCCGTGCAGCGAGGCAACCCGGAAATCCAGCGGCGCGCGCAGGAAGTGATCAACGCGTGCTGGCAGTTGGGCGCGGAAAACCCTATCTTGAGCATCCACGACGTGGGCGCGGGCGGGTTGTCGAATGCGTTTCCTGAACTGGTCGATGGCGCCGACAAGGGCGCACGTTTCGAATTGCGTCGCGTGCAGCTTGAGGAATCGGGTTTGTCGCCGCGAGAAATCTGGTCGAACGAAGCGCAGGAACGTTACGTTCTCGCTATCGCGCCGGAAAGCCTGCCGGCCTTCGAAGCCATCTGCACGCGTGAACGCTGTCCGGTTGCCGTGGTGGGCGTCGCGACAGAAGAACGCCAGTTGCAGTTGATCGACGACCTGAAGAGCGCGGATCAAAAGCTCGAACCCGTCGATATGCCCATGGAAGTCCTGCTCGGCAAGACGCCCAAGATGCATCGCGACGTGAAGCGCGAGGTTCTGAAGTTCGAACCCGTCGATGTGACCGGAATGGTGTTGTCGGAGATCGCGGTGAGCGTGCTCAAGCACCCGACAGTCGCGAGCAAATCGTTCCTGATTACGATTGGCGATCGCTCGGTGGGCGGCACGACCGCGCGCGACCAGATGGTCGGCCCGTGGCAAGTGCCCGTCGCCGATTGCGCGATCACGACCATGGATTACGCGGGCTTCCGTGGCGAAGCAATGACCATTGCCGAACGCACACCGCTTGCCGTGATCGATGCACCCGCATCCGGGCGCATGGCAGTGGGCGAGGCAGTGACGAATATTGCGTCTGCTCCCATCGAATCGCTGAACAAGCTCAAGCTGTCCGCCAACTGGATGGCCGCGTGCGGAAGTCCCGGCGAAGACGCGGCGCTGTTCGACACCGTGAAGGCTATCGGCATGGAATTGTGCCCGGCGCTGGGCATCAGCATTCCTGTGGGCAAGGATTCGCTGTCGATGCGCACCAAATGGCAGGACGAGGCGGGTGTAGCGAAGGAAGTCGTGTCGCCGGTGTCGCTGATCATTTCGGCGTTTGCACCGGTTGAAGATGTCCGCCGTCAACTCACGCCGCAGTTGCAGCGCGGCACGGACACGGTGTTGATCTCGATCGATCTTGGCCGTGGCAAGAATCGTCTTGGCGGCAGCATTCTGGCGCAAGTGACGCAGCAGATCGGCGATACGGTTCCCGACGTGGACGACGCCGAGGACCTGAAGCGTTTCTTCAACGCGATCCAGTCGCTCAATGCTGCAGGCAAATTGCTCGCGTACCACGATCGTTCCGATGGCGGCCTCTGGGCGACTGTCTGCGAAATGGCATTTGCGGGGCATGTGGGCGTGTCGCTGAACGTCGACATGCTGATCCTCGATCCCAACCACGAATCCGATTACGGCGATGCCAAGGACTGGGCGAAGCAGACCAGCGGCCGTCGTGAAGACCGGACCATTCGCGCGTTGTTCTCGGAAGAACTGGGCGGCGTGATCCAGGTACCTTTGGCGGATCGCGATGCCGTGATGGCTGTGTTGCGTGAACACGGGCTGTCGGCTTGCAGCGAAGTGATCGGCAAGCCGAACGAGCGTGACGCCATCGAGATTTATCGCGATGCCAAGAAGATCTACGAGGCGCCGCGCCATGAGTTGCAGCGCGCGTGGAGCGAAGTGAGCTGGCGCATCGCGCGGTTACGCGATAACCCCGCCTGCGCCGATGCCGAATACGACGCGTTGCTCGATCCCGCTGATCCGGGCATCTCGCCGGTGCTGACTTTTGATCCGGCGCAGGATATATCGGCTCCATTCGTTGGCAAGGGTGCGCGTCCGCGTGTCGCTATCCTGCGAGAGCAGGGCGTCAATTCCCATCTGGAAACGGCCTACGCGTTCGACCGTTCGGGCTTCGATACCCACGATGTCCACATGAGCGACTTGCTGGAAGGCCGCGTTACGTTGGCGGACTTTGCGGGCGCGGTGGCTTGCGGCGGTTTCTCTTACGGCGACGTGCTCGGCGCGGGCGAAGGCTGGGCGAAGACGATTCGTTTCAATCCACGTCTGGCTGATATGTTCGCGGCGTTTTTCGGTCGCACAGATACCTTTGCGTTAGGCATCTGCAATGGTTGCCAGATGATGAGCAGCCTTGCTTCGATGATCCCCGGCGCGGATGCGTGGCCGAAGTTCACGAGGAACAAATCGGAGCAGTTCGAAGCGCGGTTTGCATCGGTTGAGATTCAAAGCTCGCCGTCAATATTCTTCGCCGGCATGGAAGGTTCGCGGATTCCGGTGGCCGTTGCACACGGTGAAGGCTTTGCGGATTTTTCGCAGCAGGGCGACGAGGCGAACGCTTTGGTAGCAATGCGTTTCGTCGATAACCAGGGCGCTGCAACCGAGCGTTATCCGTTGAATCCGAATGGCTCGCCGGAGGGAATTACGTCGGTGACGACGCCTGACGGACGCTTCACGGTGCTGATGCCGCACATGGAGCGGGTGCACAGGAACGTGCAGATGAGCTGGACGCCCGCCGATTGGACTGCAGACGCAAGTCCGTGGCTGCGCGTGTTCCAGAACGCGCGGCGCTGGGTGGGATAA
- a CDS encoding peptidylprolyl isomerase, which produces MILKNPRIWVLLAAFAAAPVFAQNIAVVNGTPIPKSRVDALVAQLVQQGQQDTPQLQAAVRQELVNREILMQEAMRRGIATRPDVKAQIAVAQQTVVLRALIEDFVKNNAPTDAEIKARYDDMVKQVGGGKEYHLHHILVDNEAQAKDLIAKIKAGASFEDMAKQYSKDPGSGKNGGDLDWSSPQAYVPEFGAAAEKLKKGEMTDTPVKTQFGWHIIRLDDIRDVAPPPLEQVKDQIAKQIEQEKLQAFEEGLQKKAVIK; this is translated from the coding sequence ATGATTTTAAAAAATCCCCGTATTTGGGTGTTGCTGGCCGCGTTCGCGGCGGCGCCCGTATTTGCTCAGAACATTGCCGTGGTGAACGGCACACCGATTCCAAAATCCCGTGTCGACGCGCTTGTCGCGCAACTCGTTCAACAGGGTCAGCAGGACACGCCGCAATTGCAGGCGGCCGTGCGTCAAGAGCTGGTGAATCGCGAGATCCTGATGCAGGAAGCCATGCGGCGCGGTATTGCCACGCGTCCTGACGTAAAGGCGCAAATCGCCGTTGCTCAGCAGACGGTGGTCTTGCGTGCGTTGATTGAAGATTTCGTGAAGAACAATGCGCCGACCGATGCAGAGATCAAGGCGCGGTATGACGACATGGTGAAGCAGGTTGGCGGCGGCAAGGAATATCACCTGCACCATATTCTCGTCGACAATGAAGCTCAGGCTAAGGACTTGATTGCGAAGATCAAGGCTGGCGCGAGCTTTGAAGATATGGCGAAGCAGTATTCGAAGGATCCGGGATCGGGCAAGAATGGCGGTGATCTGGACTGGTCAAGCCCGCAGGCGTATGTGCCGGAATTTGGCGCGGCGGCTGAGAAGTTGAAGAAGGGTGAGATGACGGACACGCCGGTGAAGACGCAGTTCGGCTGGCACATCATCCGGTTGGACGATATCCGCGATGTTGCCCCGCCGCCGCTCGAGCAAGTGAAGGATCAGATTGCGAAGCAGATTGAGCAGGAAAAGCTGCAGGCTTTTGAAGAAGGTTTGCAGAAGAAGGCTGTGATCAAGTAA
- a CDS encoding BolA family transcriptional regulator, with protein MSDPGFIENFVNASAEGKIAYLEARLNAALAASSVHIDDDSAAHAGHAGASAGSHYTVTIVSARFAGKPRVARHRLVYDALADELRQGIHALAIKAFTPEEFADQFE; from the coding sequence ATGAGCGATCCCGGTTTTATCGAGAACTTCGTCAACGCGTCGGCCGAGGGCAAGATTGCTTATCTCGAAGCGCGGCTTAATGCGGCGCTTGCGGCTTCGTCGGTGCATATAGACGACGACAGCGCGGCGCATGCAGGTCATGCCGGAGCCTCGGCGGGAAGTCACTATACGGTTACCATCGTGTCGGCCCGATTCGCCGGGAAGCCACGCGTGGCGCGGCACCGGCTGGTGTATGATGCGCTGGCCGACGAGCTGCGGCAGGGTATTCATGCGCTTGCCATCAAGGCTTTTACACCCGAAGAGTTTGCAGACCAGTTCGAGTGA
- a CDS encoding septation protein A, whose product MKFLFDLFPILLFFVAFKIWGIYTATAVAIVATLVQIAWVAFRHRKVDPMLWVSLGVVVVFGGATLVLHNDTFIKWKPTALYWLFAGALIVSQVAFGKNLIEAMMGKQIVLPHRVWGQLNLAWAVFFAILGVVNLFVAFNYTTDQWVNFKLFGATGCLLVFIVAQSLWLAKYMKEDEGK is encoded by the coding sequence ATGAAATTTCTGTTCGATCTATTTCCGATCCTCCTCTTCTTCGTCGCATTCAAGATCTGGGGTATCTACACCGCGACCGCCGTCGCCATTGTCGCCACGCTTGTGCAGATTGCGTGGGTCGCATTCCGGCATCGCAAGGTCGATCCCATGCTGTGGGTGAGCCTGGGTGTGGTGGTCGTATTCGGCGGCGCGACGCTCGTGCTGCATAACGACACCTTCATCAAGTGGAAACCGACTGCGCTTTACTGGCTTTTTGCCGGTGCGCTGATCGTGTCGCAGGTCGCTTTCGGGAAGAACCTCATTGAAGCGATGATGGGCAAGCAGATAGTGTTGCCGCATCGGGTGTGGGGCCAATTGAACCTTGCCTGGGCCGTGTTCTTCGCGATTCTTGGCGTGGTCAATCTGTTCGTGGCGTTTAACTACACCACCGATCAATGGGTCAACTTCAAACTGTTTGGCGCGACCGGTTGTTTGCTGGTGTTTATCGTCGCGCAGAGTTTGTGGCTCGCGAAGTATATGAAAGAGGATGAAGGGAAATGA
- the msrB gene encoding peptide-methionine (R)-S-oxide reductase MsrB, with product MNRDDLTKDPVAPLQKDDAEYRKELTDIQYQVTRHAATERPFTGEYWDHTERGVYDCVCCGTPLFESDTKFDAGCGWPSYFKPINGEVIKEKTDRAHGMLRIEVQCKNCGAHLGHVFEDGPAPTGLRYCINSAALQFEPK from the coding sequence ATGAACCGAGACGACCTCACGAAAGACCCCGTTGCTCCGTTGCAGAAGGACGATGCCGAGTATCGAAAGGAATTGACCGACATCCAGTACCAGGTGACGCGCCACGCCGCCACCGAGCGGCCGTTCACCGGTGAATACTGGGATCACACGGAGCGCGGTGTGTATGACTGCGTGTGCTGCGGCACGCCGCTGTTCGAGTCGGATACGAAATTCGATGCCGGTTGCGGCTGGCCGAGCTACTTCAAGCCGATCAACGGCGAGGTCATCAAGGAAAAGACGGATCGTGCGCACGGCATGCTGCGCATCGAGGTGCAGTGCAAGAACTGTGGCGCGCATCTGGGCCACGTTTTCGAGGACGGTCCCGCACCAACCGGTCTGCGCTACTGCATTAACTCGGCTGCGCTACAATTCGAACCCAAGTAA
- a CDS encoding YdiU family protein, which translates to MSFSPSSTAAVADPAGLAPLDSPVDSLLASIETDRPDAFVSLGSAFLTRLPAAPLPEPYLVGISADTAAQLGFNAADARDPAFADPFAELFAGNPTREWPMEKLPYASVYSGHQFGVWAGQLGDGRAIGLGEIEHDGERLELQLKGAGRTPYSRMGDGRAVLRSSIREYLCSEAMHHLGIPTTRALCVIGSDQPVRRETMETAAVVTRVAPSFVRFGHFEHFYTNDRLDELQKLANHVIDRFHPQCREAADPALALLQEVTHRTAELMADWQAVGFCHGVMNTDNMSILGLTIDYGPFGFIDGFNANHICNHSDSQGRYAYKMQPQIGYWNLFCLAQSLVPLFGPQYDSDTRNTKVIEDAQRVLEGFKDRFAPALERRMRAKLGLAEIREGDDKLASRLFEVMNANRADFTLTFRNLAKMRKADTSGDAPVRDLFLDRDAFDVWANDYRLRLSEETQGDEARASAMNAVNPKYVLRNHLAENAIRLAKEKDFSEVERLAQVLRHPFDEQPEFEAYAGLPPDWASDLEVSCSS; encoded by the coding sequence ATGTCGTTTTCCCCAAGCAGCACCGCAGCAGTTGCCGATCCGGCAGGCCTTGCGCCCTTGGATTCGCCCGTGGATTCGCTGCTTGCATCTATCGAAACCGATCGGCCAGATGCATTCGTTTCACTCGGCTCCGCCTTTCTCACCCGCCTGCCCGCCGCTCCGTTGCCGGAGCCTTATCTGGTAGGCATTTCCGCCGATACCGCCGCGCAACTCGGTTTCAACGCCGCAGACGCGCGAGATCCTGCGTTCGCCGATCCGTTTGCAGAGCTTTTTGCGGGCAATCCCACGCGGGAATGGCCGATGGAGAAGTTGCCGTATGCATCGGTGTATTCGGGGCACCAGTTCGGCGTGTGGGCCGGCCAGCTTGGCGACGGCCGCGCGATCGGGCTGGGCGAGATCGAACATGACGGCGAGCGCCTGGAGTTGCAGCTAAAAGGCGCGGGACGCACGCCGTATTCACGCATGGGCGACGGGCGGGCTGTGCTGCGGTCATCGATACGCGAATATTTGTGCTCCGAAGCCATGCACCATCTCGGCATTCCGACTACGCGGGCGCTGTGCGTCATCGGATCGGACCAGCCGGTACGCCGCGAAACCATGGAAACCGCAGCCGTCGTGACGCGGGTCGCGCCGAGTTTCGTGCGCTTTGGCCACTTCGAGCATTTCTACACAAACGATCGCCTCGATGAACTGCAAAAGCTCGCCAATCACGTGATCGACCGGTTTCACCCGCAATGCCGCGAGGCCGCTGATCCCGCTCTGGCGCTCCTGCAGGAAGTCACGCACCGCACCGCCGAGCTGATGGCTGACTGGCAAGCGGTCGGGTTTTGCCATGGCGTGATGAATACGGACAACATGTCGATTCTCGGGCTGACGATCGATTACGGCCCGTTTGGGTTTATCGATGGATTCAATGCGAATCACATCTGCAATCACTCGGATTCGCAGGGGCGGTACGCTTATAAAATGCAGCCGCAGATTGGCTACTGGAATCTGTTTTGCCTCGCCCAATCGTTAGTGCCGCTGTTCGGGCCGCAATACGACAGCGACACTCGCAACACCAAGGTGATTGAAGACGCGCAGCGGGTGCTGGAAGGATTCAAGGACCGTTTTGCGCCCGCGCTCGAGCGCCGTATGCGCGCGAAGCTCGGTCTGGCGGAGATTCGCGAAGGCGACGATAAACTCGCCAGCCGCCTGTTTGAAGTAATGAACGCCAACCGCGCTGACTTCACGCTGACGTTCCGAAACCTGGCCAAAATGCGCAAGGCTGACACCTCTGGCGACGCGCCGGTGCGTGACCTGTTCCTCGATCGGGACGCTTTCGATGTCTGGGCGAACGACTACCGGCTGCGCTTGTCGGAGGAAACACAGGGCGACGAAGCGCGAGCAAGCGCGATGAACGCCGTGAATCCAAAATATGTCTTACGCAATCATCTGGCCGAAAACGCCATCCGACTTGCGAAAGAGAAGGATTTTTCCGAGGTTGAGCGGCTGGCGCAGGTGCTGCGTCATCCCTTCGATGAACAACCGGAATTTGAAGCGTATGCCGGCCTGCCGCCCGACTGGGCGAGCGACCTGGAAGTCAGTTGCTCTTCCTGA
- a CDS encoding 3-(methylthio)propionyl-CoA ligase, which yields MTSPLFGQMMDVPLLASSLISHAARHFGDTEIVSRRIEGDIHRYTWRDCEKRAKQLAQALIGLGVNPGERVGTLAWNGYRHLECYYGVTGMGAVCHTINPRLFPDQVAFIVNHADDEYVAFDMTFATLVDIIAPQCPNVKGWIALGDESCISTHLADMATPVLSYETLIGKYDGDYAWPVLDERSASFLCYTSGTTGNPKGALYTHRSTVLHAYGASLPDAMGCSARDAILPVVPMFHVNAWGIPHAAPLVGAKLVLPGNCLDGKALYELMEAEGVTFSAGVPTVWLGLLNYMKQAGVRFNTLKRTVIGGSACPPAMLRSFEDDYGVEVIHAWGMTEMSPLGTLAKLTWSQQQRSPEERRHLREKQGHVMFGVDMKVVGDDGRELPWDGKSFGDLHVRGPWVINRYFRKDDSPLIDGWFPTGDVATIDPDGFMQITDRSKDVIKSGGEWISSIDLENVMMSHPQVAEAACIACSHPKWTERPLVVVVLRPNATVTREELLAFYDGKVAKWWKPDDVVFADELPHTATGKLQKLRLRELYREHVLPTVDEKVV from the coding sequence ATGACGTCGCCGCTTTTCGGCCAGATGATGGATGTACCGCTGCTCGCTTCATCGTTGATATCCCACGCTGCACGTCATTTCGGCGATACCGAGATTGTCTCGCGCCGTATTGAAGGCGACATTCATCGCTATACCTGGCGCGATTGCGAAAAGCGCGCGAAACAACTGGCGCAGGCGTTGATCGGGTTGGGCGTGAACCCCGGTGAACGCGTTGGCACGTTGGCGTGGAACGGGTATCGCCATCTGGAATGTTATTACGGCGTGACCGGCATGGGCGCCGTGTGCCACACGATTAACCCGCGGCTCTTCCCCGATCAGGTTGCGTTTATCGTCAATCACGCCGACGACGAATATGTCGCGTTCGACATGACGTTCGCCACGCTCGTCGACATCATTGCGCCGCAGTGCCCGAACGTGAAGGGCTGGATTGCGCTGGGCGACGAGAGTTGCATCAGCACTCATCTCGCCGATATGGCAACGCCCGTGCTCAGCTACGAAACGTTGATCGGCAAATACGATGGCGACTACGCGTGGCCGGTGCTCGATGAACGCTCGGCATCGTTTCTTTGCTACACATCGGGCACGACCGGCAATCCCAAGGGCGCGCTCTATACGCATCGGTCCACCGTGCTGCATGCATACGGTGCGTCGCTGCCCGACGCCATGGGCTGTTCCGCCCGCGATGCAATCCTGCCAGTCGTGCCCATGTTCCACGTCAATGCTTGGGGTATCCCGCACGCCGCGCCGCTGGTGGGTGCGAAGCTCGTGCTGCCCGGCAATTGTCTCGATGGTAAAGCGCTCTACGAACTCATGGAAGCCGAAGGCGTGACGTTTTCAGCAGGCGTGCCGACGGTCTGGCTTGGTTTGCTGAACTACATGAAGCAGGCGGGCGTGCGCTTCAATACGCTTAAACGCACGGTGATTGGCGGCTCGGCTTGTCCGCCGGCCATGCTGCGCAGCTTCGAGGACGACTACGGCGTGGAGGTGATTCACGCGTGGGGCATGACGGAGATGTCGCCGCTCGGCACGCTCGCCAAACTCACCTGGAGTCAGCAGCAACGCTCGCCGGAAGAACGGCGGCATCTGCGTGAGAAGCAGGGCCACGTGATGTTCGGCGTGGACATGAAAGTCGTCGGCGATGACGGCCGCGAACTTCCCTGGGACGGCAAGTCGTTCGGCGACCTGCACGTGCGCGGGCCGTGGGTGATCAACCGGTACTTCCGCAAGGACGATTCGCCGTTGATCGACGGCTGGTTTCCGACGGGCGATGTAGCGACTATCGACCCCGATGGTTTCATGCAGATCACCGATCGCAGCAAGGACGTGATCAAGTCGGGCGGCGAATGGATCAGTTCGATCGACCTGGAGAACGTGATGATGTCGCATCCGCAGGTGGCGGAAGCGGCGTGTATTGCGTGCTCGCATCCGAAGTGGACGGAGCGGCCGCTGGTGGTGGTCGTGCTGCGTCCGAATGCGACCGTCACGCGAGAGGAACTGCTCGCGTTCTACGACGG